A segment of the Deferribacterota bacterium genome:
GGAATTCCATTAAAATTAAAATAATACAATTTTTACTTGTTAAAGCATAACTAATAAAAGAAGTTGAAAAGGCAATTTGGGAAAATCTTTGGTTTCTCTTTTATCCGCTTTTATACGAAGTTATGAACATAATCATATTATCTCATATGTTTCTTGAAAAAATTCCATATGACCTCATTTGCATCTATATCCTTGCTTGTTTTACCAACAACTCTTTCTGGTAAATATTGCCAGCCGTCAGGCCAGGTGTGTCCCCCACCTTCAATGGCGTAAAGAATTACTTCGGTTCCATCTTTACATCTATCATACACTTCCTTTTTTACTCGTGTGCCGTCCTGTGGGTCTTTGTCTGGTTCATAACTAATTAAGGGTTGTGAAGAGCAATGATTATGATTTACCCAGAACATAACCATTTCTGATACTGACAACACCTTTCCCAGTTTAATCGAACCAAATGGTAATGTAACATCCCCTCCCTCCAAGGGCATTAGAGGGTCATTGACATTATTGATTGCCAACACTGAAATTGGCTTTGAAGGTGAACAAGTGAGAGATAAATTTTGTGGCATATTTCCGGCAACAGGTGCAACTGCAGCTATTTTTTCAGCCAACTCGCAGGCAAGGCGATAAGACATCATTGCCCCATTTGACATACCGGTGACATAAACACGTTTTGAATCTATGTTTAGTTCTTTTATAAAATAGCTTATCAAGGTTGATATAAAACCGACATCATCTATGTTCTCTTCCTGCGTCTTATATCTTGTCTCTTCTCTACTCCGTCCATCATTCCAGTGTTTATCAAACCCATCAGGATAAACAACAATGAAACCCTCTTTGTCAGCCAGTGTGTTTAAACCACCTTCTGTGATGTTTACCATACTTTTACTTGTTCCACCACCGCCATGAAGGGCAATTAAAAGCGGCATGGATTTGTTTTTACCATACGAAGGTGGAATGTGAACAAGATAGGTTCGCTCTAATCCCTCCCAAGTTATTGAGCCTGTATGATCACCGACTTGATTACTTAAGGCATTAATACTATTAAAGCAAACTAAAACTAATAAGAACGCAATAACTGCAAGCTGTAAAGTAGGTAAAACTATTTTCTTACTGTTCATATATTTTCCCCCTTTTTGCAGTACTATAAATCTATACAGATAAAAGAAATTGCACAATACATTTTTAGCAAACGACGTGTATCTTTTTTGTCAAATGATTTGTTTCCCAAATTGATATTCAAAAGTTTAACGTGTAAAAAAAGAAGGCTACCACAATATCTT
Coding sequences within it:
- a CDS encoding PHB depolymerase family esterase, which encodes MNSKKIVLPTLQLAVIAFLLVLVCFNSINALSNQVGDHTGSITWEGLERTYLVHIPPSYGKNKSMPLLIALHGGGGTSKSMVNITEGGLNTLADKEGFIVVYPDGFDKHWNDGRSREETRYKTQEENIDDVGFISTLISYFIKELNIDSKRVYVTGMSNGAMMSYRLACELAEKIAAVAPVAGNMPQNLSLTCSPSKPISVLAINNVNDPLMPLEGGDVTLPFGSIKLGKVLSVSEMVMFWVNHNHCSSQPLISYEPDKDPQDGTRVKKEVYDRCKDGTEVILYAIEGGGHTWPDGWQYLPERVVGKTSKDIDANEVIWNFFKKHMR